GCTTGAAGACGCGATGAAAGTCAGGCTGGAATTTCCCGACGGACTGCCGCGGAAGAAGGAGTTTGATCCGCAGTACCGCCGCGCGCCGAACCGCGTTTACACGCTCAACGAAAAGGAGACGGTGCTCGCGCTGAAGAACGCGCTGCGCTATATCCCGGAAGAGTACCACGCGGAGATCGCCCCCGAATTCCTTGAGGAGCTGCGCACGCGCGGACGTATCTACGGCTACCGCTTCCGCCCCGAAGGTAAATTATACGGAAAGCCGATCGGCGAATATAAAAGCGGCTGTATCGAGGGCAAGGCCTTTCAGGTGATGATCGACAACAACCTTGACTTCGACGTCGCGCTTTACCCCTACGAGCTCGTCACCTACGGCGAAACGGGGCAGGTCTGCCAGAACTGGATGCAGTATCTCCTGATAAAAAAATATCTTGAGATATTGACGCCGGACCAGACTCTCGTCCTTGAATCGGGCCATCCGCTCGGCCTCTTCAAATCATCCCCCACCGCGCCGCGCGTGATGCTCACCAACGGCCTGATGGTCGGCCTCTTTGACAATCAGGAGGAGTGGCACCGCGCGATGCAGCTCGGCGTCTCGAATTACGGACAGATGACGGCGGGCGGCTGGATGTACATCGGGCCGCAGGGCATCGTCCACGGCACCTACAACACGATCCTCAACGCGGGCCGCATCAAGTTCGGCGCGCAGGGCGGCGAACTCAAAGGCAGGCTCTACGTCACCTCCGGCCTCGGCGGCATGAGCGGCGCGCAGCCCAAGGCGGCGGACATCGCCGGCTGTGTATCGATAACCGCCGAAGTGGATCTGTCGCGGATCGAAACGCGCCATGAACAGGGGTGGGTCAGAAGGATCGCCGGGTCGCCGGAAGAGGCCTTTAAGATGGCGAAGGAAGAGACAGCCGGCGGCGAAGTCAGCTCGATCGCCTTCCACGGCAACATCGTCGATCTGCTGCAGTATGCCGTCGACCATAACGTCGCCATCGACCTGCTCTCCGACCAGACGAGCTGCCACGCCGCCTATGACGGCGGATACTGCCCTGCCGGCATTACCTTTGAGGAGCGCACGCGGCTGCTCAAGGAAGAACCGGAAAAATTCCGCCTGCTCGTCGACAGGACGCTCAGAAAACATTTTGAACTGATAAAGATACTTGTAGACCGCGGCAGCTACTTCTTCGACTACGGCAACTCCTTCCTGCGCGCCGTCTACGACGCTGGCGTCAAAGAGGTGGCGAAGAACGGCGCCGATACCCATGACGGCTTCATCTTCCCAAGCTATGTGGAAGACATCATGGGACCGCTGCTCTTCGACTACGGTTACGGCCCCTTCCGCTGGTGCTGCCTCTCGAGAGAGCCGCAGGACCTGCACAAGACCGACATGGCGGCGATGGAGTGCATCGACCCGAACCGGCGTTTCCAGGACCGCGACAACTGGACGTGGATCCGCGACGCGGAGAAAAACCGGCTCGTCGTCGGCACCCAGTGCCGCATCCTCTACCAGGACGCGGAGGGACGCATCCGCATTGCGCTCAAATTCAACGAGATGGTGCGTAACGGAGAGATCGGCCCGGTGATGCTCGGGCGCGACCATCACGACGTCTCCGGCACCGACTCACCCTACCGCGAGACGGCAAACATCAAGGACGGCAGCAACATCATGGCCGACATGGCGACGTTATGCTACGCGGGAAACGCGGCGCGCGGCATGAGCCTCGTGGCGCTGCACAACGGCGGCGGCGTGGGTATAGGCAGATCGATCAACGGAGGCTTCGGCCTCGTGCTTGACGGCTCTTACCGCGTCGACGAAACGATCAGGAGCGCGATGAACTGGGACGTGATGAGCGGCGTGGCAAGGCGCGCCTGGGCACGGAACGACGGCGCGCTCGAAGTCTCGGCGGCCTTCAACGGCGGCCGCACCGGGCAGCACATCACTCTGCCCTATCTCGCGGACGAAAAGTTCCTCACCGAACTTGTGGCAAAACGGTAATACTTTCTGACGGGGACGGGGCTCCGTAACGGCGCCCGTCCCCGCATCTTATATCGCGGCGCGCCGGTTCCAACAGAGGCGTTGAGGACAGGCGGCGGCGATAAAAAATAGCTTTCAGGAAAGTGAGGCGGCAGCGTGGCAAATCTAAACTATTATGCGGAGAGACTCAACGCGGAGAGGCTGCGCCAGGTATACGAGACGAAGCTGCCGCGCGTCGCCGAATACCTGCAGAGAGAGATAGACTTCGTGCGGAGCCGTCTGAAAAAGAGTGACTGCGTCCTTGAAATTGCCGCCGGATATGGCCGGATCATGAGGGAGATCGCGTCTGGCGTCAAAAGCGTGACCGGCATCGATATTTCGGAGAAAAACGTCGCCTACGGCAAGGAATACCTCAAGAATACGAAGAACGCCGGACTCCTGGTCATGGACGCGCACCGCCTTGATATGCCCGGGCAGTTTGACGCCGCGTTATGTCTACAGAACGGTCTCTCCGCGGTAAGGGCGAACGAGCCGGAGGCTTTCGCCGCCAAGGTGCTGAAGGTATTGAAAGCGGGAGGTACCGCCTATTTCAGCACATATCATCCGAAATTCTGGGAACAGAGGGTCGCGTGGTTCAAGGAACAGGCCGCCAAAGGCCTGCTGGGCGAATTGGATATGAAAAAGACGAAAGACGGCGTCATCGTCTGCAAAGACGGCTTCCGCGCGACGGCGCACCCGCGCGGAACTCTTGAAGAGATCGGGCGTTCAACGGGATGCGAATGGCAAATATTTGAGGTGGATGATTCAAGCCTGTTTCTGGTGATCAAAAAATAATATCCAAGTGATACATCGTGAAGGAGGGGCTTCGCCATGTTCATAGTCATCACAAAATATGTCAAGGATATCGAAGAGGTGGACCGCTGGCTGCCGGCGCACTCCGCCTTTCTCGACAGGTATTACGCGCGTAAGAAGATCATCTTCTCCGGACGCCGGAATCCGCGCACCGGCGGCGCGATACTTTTCAGCGTAGATGAAAGAGCCGAGCTGGATGCCATACTCGCGGAGGATCCCTTCAGAATAAACGGCGTAACGGAATGCGAGGTCTGCGAGATCATCCCGACAAAATACGACGAGGCCTTTGCCATATTCGCCGAGAGGGCATAGGACAGTAACTTTTCCTTATAAAGGAGGCGCGAAAGATGAACGGCGGAAAGCTATTCTCACTTGAGGGCAAAAACGCCTTTGTCACGGGCGGAGCGCGCGGCCTCGGCTTCGCGATGGCCTGCGGGCTCGCCGAGGCGGGCGCGGCGGTATTTTTTAACGCGAGGAGCGAAAAGTCCGTCGCCGAAGGCCTGACGGCCTACCGGCGCAGGGGCGTCGAAGCACGGGGATATCCGTGCGACGTCACCGATGAAGAGGCTGTCGCGGCGCTTTTCTCCAATCTTTGCGGCGAATACGGCGCGATAGATATTCTCGTCAATAACGCCGGAATAATCAACCGCACGCCGATGACGGAGATGAGTGCGGAGGAGTTCCGCCGGGTAGTCGATACGGACCTCACAGGCCCCTTTATCGCCGCAAAGTCCATTATCCCGCTAATGATCAAAAGGGGCGGCGGAAAGATAATCAATGTCTGCGGCATCATGAGCGAAGTCGGCAGGGAGACCGCGGCGGCATACGCCTCCGCGAAGGGCGGCCTGAAGATGCTCACAAAAAATATTGCCGCGGAATATGGCGGCTGCAACATCCAGTGCAACGGCATCGGCCCCGGCTACATGGCGACCGCGCTGAACGAGTCGCTGCGAGAAAAGATGCCGGACGGTACGATAAATCCCTTCGACCGCTTCATCCGCGCCCAAACCCCCGCGGGACGCTGGGGCGACGCGGCGGGAGATCTGGTCGGACCGGTCGTCTTTCTGGCCTCCAAAGCCTCGGATTTTGTAAACGGTCAAATATTGTATGTAGACGGCGGCTTTCTGTCATACCTAGGACGAAGCTGCTGAATAACCGCTGGCATAAAGAACATGGTGTTAATTAGAACATGTTTCAGAAATTTTAGAATCGTTATTTTTAATTTATAAAATTAAGTTAATTAGACATTTAATCAGTTTACATTTATAAATACGAGGCTTAAAATATATACATCACCTAATCCTTCTTATGAGGGGATGTTTTGCATATGGAATTGTTTATCGAACAGTTTCTGAACGGTTTGGGGGCGGGGGCGATGTACGCTCTCATAACGCTTGGCCTCGCTCTCATCTATGGGGTCATGAAGATACTCCACGTCGCGCACGCCTCAGTCTATACAGCCGGAGCTTACATGGGGCTCTATATCTTCCTCTCGACGGGCAGCGTGCTGATCGCAGTGATCGTGAGCATGGCTTTCTGCTCGCTCCTCGGAGTGCTCATAGAGCGCTATATCTATTACCCGCTGCTGAAATATCCTCCATACGTGCCGCTTATAAGCAGCATCGCGCTGCTTATCGCGATCGAAGAGCTTTGCCGGCTTGTCGCGGGGCCGGAGGTGCGCACCTTTTCCGCCGCGCTCCCTTTTCCCTCTGCCGTGGTCTGCGGCGTAACGATCTCGTCCACGCTCATGGCCGTCTACTGCCTCACCGTGGTGATCCTCATCGCGCTCTGGCTGCTGATGACTAAGACCGAGCTGGGGCTTGCCATGCGGGCGGTCGCGCAGGATATGGAGACGGCGGCCTCGCTTGGCGTCAACACCCAGCGCACGGTGGCTCTGACTTTCGTCATCGGCTCCGCGATCGCGGCGATCGCCGGCATTCTGATGGGCATTTATTATAATCAGGTCTATCCGATGATGGGCGAAGTCCCAGCCTACAAGACTCTGGCGCTCATCGTTGTGGGAGGCATGGGCTCGGTGCCCGGCGCGGTGCTCGCTTCGCTGCTGCTCGGCCTCGGCGAGACCTTCCTCATCGGCTACGCCAACATCCCGATGCCGCGCGACGCGCTGGCTTTCATCGCGATGATAATCATCCTCATGTGGAAGCCCACCGGGCTCCTCGGCAAACGGTAAGGGGCCGCGTTATGGAAAGCTACATACTGAACGTGGCAACGCAGATAATAATCCAGGCGATCGCGGCCTACGGGCTTAACGTCATCGTCGGCAACGCGGGACAGATCTCGCTCGGCCATGCCGCCTTCGTCGGCATCGGCGCCTACTCCGCCGCGATGCTGACCACCGCCGCGGGATTCAGCTTCTGGCAGTCGCTGCCGGTCTCGGTGCTCATTGTCGCGGCCGTCGGGCTGCTCTGCGGACTGCCAAGCCTGCGCGTGAAAGAAGACTTCCTCGCTATCACGACGATCGGCATAAACTTTATCGTGGTGGCGATATTTCAGTACACCCCCGCGCTCGGCGGCGCGCTCGGCATCGGCGGCATCCCGCGCGCGAGGTTCTTCGGCACGGCGCTGAAGGCTCCGGGTTATTTCGCGCTCTGCCTTGCTTTTCTTGTGGTCACGATGGCGGCCTGCCGGTTCTTCACCCGGTCGTGGAGCGGACTTTCCTGCTTCGCGGTGCGTGAGGACGAGATGGCGGCCTCCAGCATGGGAGTCTCGCCCGTGCGCGCGAAACTGACGGCCTTCGTCCTCGGCACGGCGCTCGCGGGACTCTCCGGCGTGCTTTACGCGCATTATATGCGTTTCATAAGCGCCGACTCGTTCACCTTTCCCTTCTCCGTCACACTGCTTTCGATCGTCGTCGCCGGCGGCCTCGGCACCTTCTGGGGGCCGTTGGTGGGAGCCGTCATCCTGGGAGTGCTGCCGGAGGTATTCAGACCCCTGGTCAACTATCGAATGTTCCTCTACGCCATGCTTCTCCTGCTGATGATACGATTCATGCCAGGCGGCATCCTCGGCGGTTCAACGGTAATGTCCATAAAGAACCTGACGTCAGGAAAGAAGGGGGCGAAGGGAGGTGCCAAGGTTGAGTGAGATCATCCTCGAGGTAAAAAACCTGTCAATAAACTTCGGCGGCCTGAAAGCGGTGGACAGCGTGAGCTTTGAGATAAAGCGAGGCGAGATACTCGGCCTGCTGGGGCCGAACGGAGCCGGAAAGACCACCTGCTTCAACATGATATCCGGAGTCTATAAACCAACGGATGGAGAGATACTTCTGAACGGCATGAAGACAAACGGACTCCCTCCGTACAGGATGGCGGCGCTCGGCGTCGGCAGGACCTTTCAGGTGGTAAAACCATTCAGCGGGCTGTCGGTTCTGGACAATGTGATCGTCGCCCTCGGAATGATGAAATACGGCAGCTTCCGTCTTTCGTGGAAATTCTGGAACACGGAGGAGAGCCGCCTGCAGGCGACGGACATCCTACGGAGGGTCGGACTGGCTGACAAAGCCCTTATCAAGGCCGCGCTGCTGCCGCTCGGCAATCTGCGCAAGCTGGAGATAGCCAGAGCGCTCGCGCTCGAACCGAAGCTGCTTCTTCTCGACGAATGCTTCTCCGGCCTAAGGCATGAGGAGATAAAGGCCACGGAAGAACTGATAATGGGGATACGTGAGGACGGCGTCTCAGTGCTCTTTATCGAACACAACATGCGCGTGGCGATGGGGCTGTCCGACCGAATAGTGGTGCTCGACCACGGACGCAAACTCGCGGAGGGCCTGCCCGCCGAGATAAGCGCCGATCCGGCCGTAATCGAGGCATATCTTGGAAAGGGGGACTGCGCCGATGCTGCTGAGCGTAAGTGACATGCGCGTCGCCTACGGCGACATCGAGGCGGTGCACGGCATAAGTTTTGAGGTCGCGCAGGGCGAACTTGTTTCGATAATCGGCGCGAACGGCGCGGGCAAAACTACGACGCTGCGCGCGCTGATGGGGCTTCAGCCCCTGCGCGCCGGCAAAATAATCTTTGAGGGCCGGGACATAACAAGCCTGCCGGCGCACAAGAGGTCGGCGATGGGGATAAAGATAGTCCCCGAAAGGGCGCGCTGTTTCCCGCAGCTTTCCGTCTATGAGAATCTCAAAATGGGCGTCTACGGGATGCAGTCGAAGCTTGCGGGAAAACTTGCGATGATCTATGAATTATTTCCCATATTAAAAGAACGAAGCACGCAGCTCGCGAGCACCCTCTCCGGCGGCGAACAGCAGCAGCTCGCGATCGCCCGCGCCCTGGTATCCGAACCTAAGCTGCTCTTTGTGGACGAGGTCTCCATGGGGTTGATGCCGAAGCTGACGGAGCAGGTCTTCAAGGTGCTGCGCTCGCTTAACCGGGACAAAAATATAACGATCCTGCTCGTTGAACAAAACGCCCTCGCCTCCCTGCGCATCTCCGACAGAGGATATGTGCTGGAGACCGGACGTATAAACATATCGGGTTCAAGCGCCGAACTCCTCGCCGACAAGCGGGTGAGAGAGGCGTATTTAGGCGCATAAAATATACCGGAGGTGTTCTGTATCATGAAAAAAAGTTTTAGCGTTTTAATTGCGGCGCTCGCTCTCGCGCTCGTCGTCTTGACCGGCGGCGCGATGGCGGCTGACACGATCAAGATCGGCATGCTCGCCCCTCTCACCGGCTTCGCCGCGGCTGACGGTTTCAGCGTTTACGAGTCCGTAAAGATCGCTGTTGACAAGGTGAACAAAGAGGGCGGATTGCTGGGTAAAAAGGTCGAACTCGTCTGCTACGACGACGCCGCCGACCCGAAACAGTCCGTGCCGCTGGCCAACAAGCTCATCGGCCAGGACGGCGTCGCCGCCTTTGTCGCGGGCTCCTACAGCCTTCCGACAAGAGCGGTCTCCACGATATTCAATGACGAAGAGATACCGCTCGTCTCGGCGTACGCCCTGCACCCTGACATAACAAAGGGCGACTACACCTTCCGCAACGGCTTCCTCGGAACGGTTGAGGGCAAGGGCGCGGCGTACACGGCGGTGAAGCTCCTCAAGGCGAAAAAGATCGCCCTCATCGTCAGCGACAACGACTTTGGCACGACCCTCGCCCAGGGCTTTGACGCGTACCTCGCTAAGCACCCCGAGGCAAAGATCGTCTCTCAGCAGAAGTATCCGATGAGTGAAAAGGATTTCAAACCCTACCTTTCAAAGATGAAGGCGGCCAATCCTGACGTCGTATTCTTCAGCGGCTACTACTTCCAGGTGGGACCGGCGATGAAACAGGCACAGGAGATGGGCATCAAAGTGCAGTTCATCGGAGAAGAGGGCGCCGATTCCCCGAAGACCACCGAGATAGCGGGCAAAGCTTCCGAAGGGCTCATCATCGTGACAAACCTCAACCGCGACGACAAACGCAAAGAGGTGCAGGAATTCCTCGCCACATACCGCAAGCTGCACAAGATAGAACCTGACATGGTCGGAGCGTCGGCCTACGACGCCTTCATGCTGCTAGTGAACGCCATCAAGCAGGCCAAGACCACGGACGGCCCCGCGGTGGCAAAGGCGCTCGCGGCGACGAAAAACTATAACGGCCTCACGGGAGTGATCAGCGGCTTCACGCCCGAGGGCGAAGTCGTCAAACCGGTGCAGATACAGATAGTGAAGGACGGAAAGTTCCGTTACTATGGAGTAGTGACCGATAAAGAGATCATCACGCCAGGCAAATAAGAAACCTCAGTCAAAAAAATTCCCGCGCGGATATTCAGACATCCGTGCGGGAATTTTGTATCCAGCAACAAAATTTGATTCTTAGTAAATGACGAGCGCTCCGATCATCGCGGCAATGAATATCGGGATATTGTAGTGCAGGAAGGTCGGCACACAGGTATCCCAGATATGATTATGCTGGCCGTCGGCGTTCAGTCCCGAGGTAGGGCCTAGCGTCGAATCGGAGGCCGGAGAACCGGCGTCGCCGAGAGCCGCGGCGGCCGCGATCAGGCAGGTGGTGGCGCCGATGGAGAAACCTAGCTGCGCCGCAAGCGGGCAATAGATCGCGGCGATGACGGGGATCGTGCCGAACGAGGTGCCGATGCCCATAGTCACGAGAAGACCGACCGCGAGCATGAGGAAAGCGCCCCAGAAGCGGCTGCCGCCGACAACGCCGACGACGCTTGATACGAGAGTGTCAACGGATTTCGTTTCACGCAGGACATTTCCGTAGCCCGCCGCGATAAGCATGACGAAGGCGATAAGTCCCATTATCTCAAGGCCGCCCATAAAGG
The window above is part of the Cloacibacillus evryensis DSM 19522 genome. Proteins encoded here:
- a CDS encoding urocanate hydratase: MMDNRSLEDAMKVRLEFPDGLPRKKEFDPQYRRAPNRVYTLNEKETVLALKNALRYIPEEYHAEIAPEFLEELRTRGRIYGYRFRPEGKLYGKPIGEYKSGCIEGKAFQVMIDNNLDFDVALYPYELVTYGETGQVCQNWMQYLLIKKYLEILTPDQTLVLESGHPLGLFKSSPTAPRVMLTNGLMVGLFDNQEEWHRAMQLGVSNYGQMTAGGWMYIGPQGIVHGTYNTILNAGRIKFGAQGGELKGRLYVTSGLGGMSGAQPKAADIAGCVSITAEVDLSRIETRHEQGWVRRIAGSPEEAFKMAKEETAGGEVSSIAFHGNIVDLLQYAVDHNVAIDLLSDQTSCHAAYDGGYCPAGITFEERTRLLKEEPEKFRLLVDRTLRKHFELIKILVDRGSYFFDYGNSFLRAVYDAGVKEVAKNGADTHDGFIFPSYVEDIMGPLLFDYGYGPFRWCCLSREPQDLHKTDMAAMECIDPNRRFQDRDNWTWIRDAEKNRLVVGTQCRILYQDAEGRIRIALKFNEMVRNGEIGPVMLGRDHHDVSGTDSPYRETANIKDGSNIMADMATLCYAGNAARGMSLVALHNGGGVGIGRSINGGFGLVLDGSYRVDETIRSAMNWDVMSGVARRAWARNDGALEVSAAFNGGRTGQHITLPYLADEKFLTELVAKR
- a CDS encoding class I SAM-dependent methyltransferase, with the translated sequence MANLNYYAERLNAERLRQVYETKLPRVAEYLQREIDFVRSRLKKSDCVLEIAAGYGRIMREIASGVKSVTGIDISEKNVAYGKEYLKNTKNAGLLVMDAHRLDMPGQFDAALCLQNGLSAVRANEPEAFAAKVLKVLKAGGTAYFSTYHPKFWEQRVAWFKEQAAKGLLGELDMKKTKDGVIVCKDGFRATAHPRGTLEEIGRSTGCEWQIFEVDDSSLFLVIKK
- a CDS encoding YciI family protein gives rise to the protein MFIVITKYVKDIEEVDRWLPAHSAFLDRYYARKKIIFSGRRNPRTGGAILFSVDERAELDAILAEDPFRINGVTECEVCEIIPTKYDEAFAIFAERA
- a CDS encoding gluconate 5-dehydrogenase is translated as MNGGKLFSLEGKNAFVTGGARGLGFAMACGLAEAGAAVFFNARSEKSVAEGLTAYRRRGVEARGYPCDVTDEEAVAALFSNLCGEYGAIDILVNNAGIINRTPMTEMSAEEFRRVVDTDLTGPFIAAKSIIPLMIKRGGGKIINVCGIMSEVGRETAAAYASAKGGLKMLTKNIAAEYGGCNIQCNGIGPGYMATALNESLREKMPDGTINPFDRFIRAQTPAGRWGDAAGDLVGPVVFLASKASDFVNGQILYVDGGFLSYLGRSC
- a CDS encoding branched-chain amino acid ABC transporter permease, which encodes MELFIEQFLNGLGAGAMYALITLGLALIYGVMKILHVAHASVYTAGAYMGLYIFLSTGSVLIAVIVSMAFCSLLGVLIERYIYYPLLKYPPYVPLISSIALLIAIEELCRLVAGPEVRTFSAALPFPSAVVCGVTISSTLMAVYCLTVVILIALWLLMTKTELGLAMRAVAQDMETAASLGVNTQRTVALTFVIGSAIAAIAGILMGIYYNQVYPMMGEVPAYKTLALIVVGGMGSVPGAVLASLLLGLGETFLIGYANIPMPRDALAFIAMIIILMWKPTGLLGKR
- a CDS encoding branched-chain amino acid ABC transporter permease — translated: MESYILNVATQIIIQAIAAYGLNVIVGNAGQISLGHAAFVGIGAYSAAMLTTAAGFSFWQSLPVSVLIVAAVGLLCGLPSLRVKEDFLAITTIGINFIVVAIFQYTPALGGALGIGGIPRARFFGTALKAPGYFALCLAFLVVTMAACRFFTRSWSGLSCFAVREDEMAASSMGVSPVRAKLTAFVLGTALAGLSGVLYAHYMRFISADSFTFPFSVTLLSIVVAGGLGTFWGPLVGAVILGVLPEVFRPLVNYRMFLYAMLLLLMIRFMPGGILGGSTVMSIKNLTSGKKGAKGGAKVE
- a CDS encoding ABC transporter ATP-binding protein; this encodes MPRLSEIILEVKNLSINFGGLKAVDSVSFEIKRGEILGLLGPNGAGKTTCFNMISGVYKPTDGEILLNGMKTNGLPPYRMAALGVGRTFQVVKPFSGLSVLDNVIVALGMMKYGSFRLSWKFWNTEESRLQATDILRRVGLADKALIKAALLPLGNLRKLEIARALALEPKLLLLDECFSGLRHEEIKATEELIMGIREDGVSVLFIEHNMRVAMGLSDRIVVLDHGRKLAEGLPAEISADPAVIEAYLGKGDCADAAERK
- a CDS encoding ABC transporter ATP-binding protein translates to MLLSVSDMRVAYGDIEAVHGISFEVAQGELVSIIGANGAGKTTTLRALMGLQPLRAGKIIFEGRDITSLPAHKRSAMGIKIVPERARCFPQLSVYENLKMGVYGMQSKLAGKLAMIYELFPILKERSTQLASTLSGGEQQQLAIARALVSEPKLLFVDEVSMGLMPKLTEQVFKVLRSLNRDKNITILLVEQNALASLRISDRGYVLETGRINISGSSAELLADKRVREAYLGA
- a CDS encoding ABC transporter substrate-binding protein, translating into MKKSFSVLIAALALALVVLTGGAMAADTIKIGMLAPLTGFAAADGFSVYESVKIAVDKVNKEGGLLGKKVELVCYDDAADPKQSVPLANKLIGQDGVAAFVAGSYSLPTRAVSTIFNDEEIPLVSAYALHPDITKGDYTFRNGFLGTVEGKGAAYTAVKLLKAKKIALIVSDNDFGTTLAQGFDAYLAKHPEAKIVSQQKYPMSEKDFKPYLSKMKAANPDVVFFSGYYFQVGPAMKQAQEMGIKVQFIGEEGADSPKTTEIAGKASEGLIIVTNLNRDDKRKEVQEFLATYRKLHKIEPDMVGASAYDAFMLLVNAIKQAKTTDGPAVAKALAATKNYNGLTGVISGFTPEGEVVKPVQIQIVKDGKFRYYGVVTDKEIITPGK